A single window of Tetrapisispora phaffii CBS 4417 chromosome 16, complete genome DNA harbors:
- the PFA3 gene encoding palmitoyltransferase PFA3 (similar to Saccharomyces cerevisiae PFA3 (YNL326C); ancestral locus Anc_3.12), with amino-acid sequence MPYSWDMSLPFTTLFPRVLTVFIFLSTCWTAFEQINIISNVAKCIIILPILITSLYTYFKVINLGPGSPLDFHDLHINNINDVESSFELPPQFLSQNSLTIKNNGRPRVCRTCNVWKPDRSHHCSTCNRCVLKMDHHCPWFSECIGFKNQKFFIQFLIYNTTYAYVIAILTSKQMYNWFDDGSYENEFVNMYLLFLWILALVVSLALSCFAGFSVYMVMNNKTTIEMYAMRKYRDDLELYNRNPNRVPSVENIFDLGSKKENWEDIMGHSFIEWLLPISTFHSLLMKNTLDEKGLYFKVNERVHQRLLDSANIQDQLLRRVTPGSSFDING; translated from the coding sequence ATGCCATATAGCTGGGACATGTCACTTCCGTTCACCACGTTATTCCCAAGGGTGTTAACTGTTTTCATCTTTTTATCAACCTGTTGGACTGCTTTTGAGCagattaatattatttcaaatgtTGCTAAAtgtattataatattaccAATTTTGATTACATCACTATAcacatattttaaagttattaatTTGGGACCTGGAAGTCCCTTGGATTTCCACGATCTAcacattaataatatcaatgatGTCGAGAGCAGTTTTGAGCTACCTCCACAATTTTTATCACAAAACTCCttgacaataaaaaataatggcAGACCAAGAGTCTGCAGAACGTGTAACGTTTGGAAGCCAGATAGATCTCATCATTGCTCCACATGCAATAGATGTGTGTTGAAAATGGATCATCATTGTCCTTGGTTCTCTGAATGCATCGGGTTCAAGAATCAGAAGTTTTTTATCCAATTCCTCATTTACAATACAACCTATGCATATGTGATTGCCATCTTAACCTCAAAGCAGATGTACAACTGGTTCGATGATGGAAGTTATGAAAATGAGTTTGTTAACATGTATTTGTTATTCTTATGGATACTGGCACTAGTTGTCTCTTTGGCATTATCTTGCTTCGCTGGATTTAGTGTTTACATGGTCATGAATAATAAGACAACCATCGAAATGTATGCAATGAGGAAATATAGAGATGACTTAGAATTATACAATCGTAATCCTAATAGAGTTCCCTctgttgaaaatatttttgatttaggatcaaaaaaagaaaattggGAGGATATAATGGGCCACTCTTTTATAGAATGGTTACTTCCAATATCAACATTTCATTCATTACTTATGAAAAATACATTAGATGAAAAGGGACTCTACTTTAAAGTTAATGAAAGAGTTCATCAACGACTATTGGATAGTGCCAATATTCAAGATCAATTATTAAGAAGAGTGACCCCTGGATCatcatttgatattaatgGATAA
- the EGT2 gene encoding Egt2p (similar to Saccharomyces cerevisiae EGT2 (YNL327W); ancestral locus Anc_3.11): MISIQYLLINIVSILSLASAASNAYFSDVQLMDKYTNTNNCTDVNHWFLIEAELFASKGQKDDIYLTVPTEFGALPSAFDLLHNDKVIGAVTSNSSNILTVSFSDSNAANLTTSFNFLVQLTNSSKSAIEHPQTIEYTFDVSTGSSFNNEINYLAKDVSAFSSNGGIYKENSTAWFTVDIPVSALSNSLFVEAMPEKNGDFTYNTDLTEFEIVIEIDNFNNPIKSIPFTTARDLSDESTIRVLFSTNISGGKYLRMNFYSNKLKSETITNLVTFANTSSRSLSKRHEMFVIPSKLHSRSLANVFVSKDSTEVSGTESDYIPSSYLYSNVSSSVTYNSVEDITSLDYETSSLDLQTSFIEDDASSSSMESFVNTEVASSYSIEQSNAVSEYSSYGVEQSSSPEDEGTLTEEYESSRSSEAATSESSENYETSESDDIIETVSESLSTYESTPSSSEIVVMSSSANETTSSIQTIGIDAELLTLAGSCSMYSSVVTSTVVDSTTFSSVMTTISASTRSSTSSSSSTSSTTPATPSSTIAELSTTSKSSSISSTKTLSSASEYSVALSSASTTSTESILTISLLSSNFDSTSTNAKAAGELTSTIVTTTINGEVTTFTTFLAVSTLSSSDITDNTSSFSVPEIKSTEVAIYSNSTSFAPEIITSSDVEMVATLLTTTIDGVVSSYTTYYAISTLNPSQTENVDANARSQTTSTVTNSSSIYSVSSATSPAVTTSDDIIYSQTVITTTFEGSLTTYTTFYPVSTIYANTSSISTTSRSSTSNDNVSLSVVTQTVDGMKTSYITTCPLSKSTSHTKNIDAEDLSQQTDTVSGYTVITSTISGKVTKFTSWYAVSTISSSGTLVKSKSTSSVIAFTAYSATVITTTIDDTLTTKTTSVPYTTISATDFTTLSQELGYNATLHSTTLKNSNSKTISLAADLKTTTSSTSATSKQSSTLKTTSSSSDFSTLNSIKESSLSVPTSILSLTSSTVYGSNTESLTTTSTVRVTLAPGVDQVSSILGQTSLITSISTGNSTQEIISQYEDSANIIKSNLSSLIVLLIAAFI, encoded by the coding sequence ATGATATCtattcaatatttgttaattaatattgtaTCGATACTATCGCTGGCTTCTGCTGCCTCTAATGCATACTTTTCCGATGTTCAATTAATGGACAAATATACTAATACAAACAACTGTACCGATGTAAACCATTGGTTCTTGATTGAAGCCGAGTTATTTGCAAGCAAAGGTCAAAAAgatgatatttatttaactGTACCAACTGAATTTGGTGCCTTACCATCTGCTTTCGATTTATTACACAACGACAAAGTTATTGGTGCTGTGACATCCAACTCgtctaatattttaactGTTTCTTTCTCCGATTCAAATGCCGCTAATTTAACTACTTCATTTAACTTTTTGGTTCAATTAACTAATTCATCTAAATCTGCTATTGAACACCCTCAAACTATTGAATATACCTTCGACGTCTCTACAGGTTCTTCTTTCAATAATGAGATTAATTACTTAGCAAAGGATGTCTCTGCTTTTTCTAGCAATGGTGGTATTTACAAAGAAAACAGCACCGCCTGGTTTACTGTTGATATCCCAGTTTCTGCTTTGTCCAACTCACTATTTGTCGAAGCCATGCCAGAAAAGAACGGTGATTTTACATACAATACCGATCTCactgaatttgaaattgttatAGAAATTGACAATTTTAACAATCCAATTAAATCTATTCCATTCACTACTGCCCGTGATCTTTCTGATGAATCAACAATTCGAGTTTTATTTAGCACCAATATCAGCGGTGGTAAATACTTGCGTATGAATTTCTATTCaaacaaattaaaatcagAAACTATAACCAATCTAGTAACTTTCGCAAACACATCTTCTCGTTCATTATCAAAAAGACATGAAATGTTTGTAATTCCATCCAAATTACATTCAAGATCGCTGGCCAATGTTTTTGTCTCAAAAGATAGTACGGAAGTTTCCGGGACTGAATCTGATTACATTCCTTCATCTTATCTATATTCTAATGTTTCAAGCTCAGTTACATATAATTCAGTTGAAGACATTACCTCATTGGACTATGAAACTTCTTCTTTAGATTTACAAACCTCATTTATTGAAGATGATGCCAGCTCCTCATCTATGGAATCTTTTGTAAACACTGAAGTTGCATCATCTTACTCTATTGAACAATCCAATGCTGTTTCTGAATACTCCTCCTATGGTGTCGAACAATCTTCCTCTCCTGAAGATGAAGGTACTTTAACTGAGGAATATGAATCATCTAGATCCTCTGAGGCTGCTACCTCTGAAAGTAGTGAGAACTATGAAACTTCTGAATCTGATGACATTATCGAAACTGTATCTGAATCCCTTTCTACATATGAAAGCACACCTTCAAGTTCTGAAATTGTTGTTATGTCATCGAGCGCAAACGAAACAACGAGTTCAATCCAAACAATCGGAATCGACGCTGAACTATTAACACTTGCTGGTTCATGTTCTATGTATTCTTCAGTTGTGACATCCACTGTCGTAGATTCAACAACTTTCTCCTCTGTTATGACAACTATCTCTGCTAGTACACGCTCTTCCACCTCTTCCTCTTCATCCACCTCATCCACCACGCCCGCCACACCCTCCTCTACTATTGCTGAATTATCTACCACTTCCAAATCTTCTTCCATATCTAGTACTAAAACTTTGTCGTCAGCTAGTGAATACAGTGTTGCTTTATCAAGTGCCAGTACAACTTCAACGGAAAGTATTCTAACCATATCATTACTATCATCGAACTTTGATTCAACATCTACAAACGCAAAGGCTGCTGGAGAATTGACTTCTACAATTGTAACTACAACTATTAATGGCGAAGTAACAACATTCACTACATTTCTAGCAGTTTCTACTTTATCATCAAGTGATATCACGGATAATACTTCATCTTTCAGTGTTCCTGAAATCAAATCGACTGAAGTTGCAATTTATTCTAATTCTACATCCTTTGCGCCAGAAATAATCACTTCTTCTGATGTTGAAATGGTAGCCACTTTATTAACCACCACAATCGATGGAGTTGTATCTTCCTATACCACTTATTACGCTATTTCGACTCTGAACCCATCTCAAACTGAAAATGTGGATGCTAATGCAAGAAGTCAAACAACATCTACAGTTACTAACTCTTCTAGCATTTATTCTGTATCTTCAGCAACCTCCCCAGCAGTAACCACATCTGATGATATTATATACTCTCAAACGGTTATTACTACCACATTTGAGGGTTCCCTAACAACATATACTACTTTCTATCCAGTTTCGACCATTTATGCTAACACTAGTTCAATATCTACTACGTCTAGATCGAGTACAAGTAATGACAACGTCTCACTGAGTGTTGTTACTCAAACTGTTGATGGAATGAAAACTAGTTATATTACTACCTGTCCATTATCAAAGTCAACTAGTCATACTAAGAACATTGATGCAGAAGATTTATCACAGCAAACTGACACTGTTTCAGGATATACTGTTATCACATCTACTATTTCTGGTAAAGTTACAAAGTTTACTAGTTGGTATGCTGTAAGCACAATCTCTTCTTCCGGTACATTGGTAAAATCGAAGAGTACTTCTTCGGTAATTGCTTTCACAGCTTATTCTGCCACTGTTATCACCACGACTATTGATGATACTTTAACTACAAAAACAACTTCTGTCCCATATACTACTATTAGCGCCACAGATTTTACAACCTTAAGTCAAGAACTAGGATACAATGCTACTTTACATTCTACGACATTAAAAAACAGTAATTCAAAGACAATTTCATTGGCAGCTGATTTGAAAACAACTACTTCATCTACATCTGCAACATCCAAACAATCAAGTACTTTGAAAACaacatcttcatcttccGACTTTTCTACATTAAACAGCATAAAAGAAAGTAGTTTAAGCGTTCCTACTAGTATTTTAAGTTTAACTTCGTCAACAGTATATGGAAGTAATACTGAATCTTTGACCACTACATCTACTGTGAGAGTAACATTAGCTCCGGGTGTAGATCAAGTCTCATCGATTCTTGGCCAAACTTCTTTGATTACTTCTATTTCAACAGGAAACTCAACTcaagaaataatatcacAGTATGAAGACTCAgctaatattattaaatcaaaCCTATCAAGTTtgattgttttattaattgcAGCTTTCATTTAA